From Piscinibacter gummiphilus:
TGGGTCGAAGACTGGATCGGCGCCGACTACGGCCTGCGCAAGCTCTCCAACCACCTGCGCGACCCGTCGCTGTCCCTCGCGGCCGCGGTGGACATGTTCCGCGAAACCTTCCTCGGGGAATGAGCATGAGCCTCCCATCCTTCATGAAACGTGTGCTGCCCTGCGTGGCCTTGATGGTTGCCGCCCTGCCGGCTGCGGCCGAGACCGCCGCGGCGCCGAACCAGGTCGTTGTGGCCGGCACGGTGCCCGACGAAGCCACCCGCAACGCCATCCTTGCGCGTGTCCGCGAGATCTATGGCGCCGAGCGTGTGGTCGACCAGCTCGGCGTGGGCCAGGTCGTCGCGCCGCCCAACTGGAGCGGCTATGTGCAGAAGATCGTCTCGCCCAACCTCAAGCAGGTGTCGCGCGGGCAGCTGGTGATCAACGGCAACAACATCGAACTCAAGGGCGAGGTGGGCAACGAAGCGCAGCGCCAGCAGCTCGCGGCCGACATGGCCACCGCGCTCAACCCGACTTACGCGGTGCGCAACGCACTGCGGGTGGCGGCGCAGGAGCAGTCGGTGCTCGACGCCACGCTCGCCAACCGCATCATCGAATTCGAGGCCGGCAGCAGCGTGCTGCGCCCGGCCGGCCGCACCATCCTCGACGAGATGGCCGCCGCGCTCCTGAAGATGGGTGGCAAGAAGGTCGAGGTCATCGGCCACACCGATTCGCAAGGTGCCCGCGACACCAACATCGTGCTGTCGCTCGCGCGGGCCGATGCAGTGCGCAGCTACCTCGCGGGCAAGGGTGTTCCGCCCTCGCTCATCACCACCTCGGGCTCGGGGCCCGACCGGCCGGTGGCTGCGAATGACACGCCGGACGGGCGTGCGCGCAACCGGCGCATCGAGTTCCGTGTGAGCCAGTAAGGCTTGAGGCGCGGCTCAGCCGTTCTCGTCGCGGGGCGGCTGCACGCCCAGCAGTTCTTCGACGTGGGCCAAGGCGCCCGCGTCCTTGAGCACGGCGCGCAACCACAGGTGCAGCGGCATGTCGCCCCACTGCACGGCCTTCTCGGCGAGGTAGGCCACGGGGCTGTGCGGTTCGGTGGCACGGAAGAAGCTCGCGACCTCGCGCAGTTGTGCCAGCGCCTGCTCGCGCGTGCGCAGCGGGCCGCCGGCTGAGGCACCCGCTCCAGCGGCGTCGCCCGTGGCCTTGGTGGCACCGGCGCCCGCGGCTGCATCGGACACCGCCGGACCCGAGATGGCCCCCGCTTCACGCGACAGGCGCTGCAACTCGTGCAGCGCCGACGCCAAGGCCTCGCGCGCCGACACGAAACTCGGGCCATCGGCCCCCAGCTTCGCGTCAACCAGGCCCTGCAAGCCGTTGAGCAGCTGCTGGCTGGCTTCGAGGGCCGCGAGCGACGCGCGCAGGTCGTCCTTCGGGGTTTCGCGCAAGGCGCGGTTGAACTTGTCGAGCGTCAGCGCTTCGGGGGGCAGCGGTTTCTCGGGCGTGGGCTGTAGCGAGCGCGCGGCGAACATCTGCTGCAGCGAATACGCGCCGGCGCGGCCGCGCGTGATCGGCGCCACCGTCGACAGCGCCCCGATCCGCCCGAGGAACCAGCCGAGGTTGCCGATGCGCTGGTCCTGGTCGCCGTCTTCGGGCTGGGGGTAGAACTCGTCCCAGTAGCGCTCGCACAGACCGCCGCAGAGTTCGAGCCCGTGCCGCAGCCCCACATAGCCCTGGGTCAAGGTGGCGGCCTCGGCCCACCACATCGCCAGCCGCAGATCCTTCGACTTGTTGCGCAGCAGATCGCTGCAGCGGTCGAGCACGCCCGGCCAGTCGGCCACTTTCAGCGTGGTGACCCATTCGCCCTGGTCGAGCGTCGGGTCGTCTTCGCGGCGCATCTCGGCGATCTGGTCGAACTCGGCCGAGAACGACAGGTCTTCGCCACACGGGGCCGAGTCGGAGATCGGCTGCAGGAGCTCGTCGGTGTTCATGGGCAGGCAGTGTAGCGGCGGGCTTTTGGGCGCTGCCTAGAATGAATCATGACCGCCACACCCTCGTTGGGGGGCTCGGTGCACCACGGCATCCACACCGTGGACACCGGCTTCCACCGCCCGAATTTCGACGCCGCCTACCTGATGGTCGAAGGCGGCCGCGCCGCCTTCATCGACACCGGCACCACGCACAGCGTGCCGCGCCTGCTGGCGGCGCTCGCGTCTGCCGGGCTCAAGCCGGAAGACGCCGACTGGGTGATCGTCACCCACGTGCACCTCGACCACGCTGGCGGCGCCGGGGCCCTGATGCAGGCGCTGCCCAACGCACGCCTGCTCGTGCACCCGCGGGGCGAGCGGCACATGGTCGACCCGAGCGCGCTGATCGCCGGGGCCAGCGAGGTCTACGGCGCCGACGAAGTCGCGCGAGCCTACGGCACGATCGCGCCGATCCCGAAGGAGCGCGTCGTCGTGAGCCATGACGGCATGGCGGTGCAGCTTGCGGGGCGCACGCTCACGCTGCTCGACACTCCCGGCCACGCGAAGCACCACCACTGCATCTGGGACGAGCGCAGCAAGAGCTTCTTCACCGGCGACACCTTTGGGCTCTCGTACCGCGAGTTCGACACCGCGCAAGGCCCCTGGCTGCTGCCGACCACGACGCCGGTGCATTTCGACCCGCCCGCGCTCAAGGCCTCGGTGCAGCGGCTGCTGTCGTACCGGCCGGAGTCCATGTACCTCACCCACTATGGCCGCGTGCAAGGCGTTGCCGCACTCGGCGCCACGCTGCTGGAACAGATCGACGAACTCGTGCAACTGGCCCTGCCGATGCGCGACGCAGCCGATCGTCATGCCGGCCTCAAGCAGGCCCTGAGCGGCACGTACCTCAAACGCGTGCGGGCCCACGGCTGCACGCTGCCCGACACCGAGGTGCTGCACCTGCTCGAAAACGACATCGAGCTCAACGCCCAAGGCATCGGCGTCTGGCTTGCGGGAGACAAACGATGAACCAACGCGTCCACTTCGCCTTGCAAGACCAGGTCATCATCGTCACCGGCGCCTCGCAAGGCATCGGCGCCGCGTGTGCCGAGCGCCTCTCGCACGACGGCGCTGCCATCGCGCTGTGGGACGTCGACGACGCACGCGGTCAGGCGCTCGCCGCCTCGCTCACCGCACAGGGCCGCCGTGCCCAATACCTGCACTGCAACGTCGCCCGCAAGGCCGAGGTCGACGCCGCGATCGCCGACACGCTCAATGCGTTCGGCCGCATCACCGGCCTCGTCAACAACGCCGGCATCTTCAAGGCCGCCGACTTCCTCGACATCACAGAAGCCGACTGGGACGCCGTGCTCGACGTCAACCTCAAGGGCGCCTTCCTCGTCGGCCAGGCTGCGGCCCGCGAGATGGTGAAAACGGGCGGCGGCGCCATCGTCAACATGAGTTCGGTCAACGGCGTGATGGCCATCCCGACCATCGCCAGCTACAACGTGAGCAAGGGCGGCATCAACCAGCTCACGCGCGTGATGGCGCTCTCGCTCGCCGACCGCGGCGTGCGCGTCAACGCCGTCGCCCCCGGCACGATCGCCACCGAACTCGCGCGCAACGCCGTGCTCGGCAGTGAGGAGGCCAAGCAGCGCATCATGAGTCGCACGCCGATGAAGCGCCTGGGCGATCCGGTCGAGATCGCCGACGTCACCGCCTTCCTGCTCAGCAGCGCGTCGAGCTACATGACCGGCGAGATCGTCTTCGTCGACGGTGGCCGCATGACGCTCAACTACACCGTTCCCGCAACCTGACTCTCCCAATGACCTTCGAAGCCTTCTGGGTGTCGACCGGCGTCGTCGCCCTCGGCGAGATCGGCGACAAGACCCAGCTCCTCGCCCTGCTGCTCGCGGCCCGCTACCGCAAACCCGTGCCCATCGTGCTGGGCATCCTCGTCGCGACGCTCGCCAACCATGCGGCCGCCGCGGCGCTCGGCGCGTGGCTGCAAACGCTCGTCAATCCGCAGTGGATGCGCTGGATCCTCGGCGCATCGTTCCTCGCCGTGGCGGTGTGGATGCTGATCCCCGACAAGGCCGACGAAGGCGAGACCGCCAGCGCGGGCCGCTGGGGCGTGTTCGGCGTCACGGTGGTGGCCTTCTTCCTCGCCGAGATGGGCGACAAGACGCAGATCGCCACCGTGATGCTCGCCGCGCGCTTCGACTCGCTGGTGTGGGTCACGGCGGGCACCACGCTCGGCATGATGCTGGCCAACGTGCCGGCCGTGCTCTTCGGCGAACGGGCGGTGAGGTTCGTGCCGATGGCGTGGGTGCACGCCATCGCCGCGCTGGTGTTCGCGGTGATCGGCGTGCTGGTCCTGCTCGGCGTGGGCAGTTGAGCGTCAGGCCTTCGCCGGCACCGCGGTGGCCGCCGGCGCTTCGCGGATCGGCAGGTGGATGAGCGCCGCGCCCACGGCGAGCACGATGTCGGCGTACCACATCCAGTTGTAGCTACCGGTCCACTCGAAGGACTTGCCGCCGAAGTAGGCCCCGAGGAAGCCGCCGATCTGGTGCGCGAGCATCACCAGGCCGAAGAGCGTGGCCATGTGCGCCGGGCCGAAGAACTTGGCGACGAGCCCGGCCGTGGGCGGCACGGTCGAGAGATAGGTGACACCGATCACCGCCGCGAACACCAGCAGCGTGAACTCCGTCTTCGGCGCCAGCAGGAACACGAGCACCGCCACTGCCCGTGTGGCGTACACGAGCGACAGCAGCGACTTCATGCGCCAGCGCCCGCCTTGGAACGACACCGCCCAGCCCATCGCCACGCTGCCCACGATGTTGAAGAGGCCGATGATGCCCAGCGCCCAGGCGCCGAGCGCAGCCGGCAGCTGGCATGACGCCACCACGCCCGGCAGGTGCGTCGCGATGAAAGCGACGTGAAAGCCGCAGACGAAGAAGCCGGCGCACAACATCCGATAGCTCGGGTCGCGCACCGCGCGGCCGATGGCTTCGCGCGTGGTCTCCTTCTTCACCGGCGCGGCACCCGCGGCGGCCACCGCCTGCTGGGCCGTACCACGCAGCACCCAGGCCGCCGGCAGCGCCAGCAGCGTCAGGAAGGCGAGGCTCTGCAAGGCCACCACCCAGCTCGCCGCAGCCGTGATGGCCTGCGCGAGCGGCGCAAAGAGAAACTGGCCGAACGAGCCCCCGGCGTTCACGATGCCCGAGGCCATGCCGCGCTTCTCGGGTGGCACCAGCCGCGTGGTCGCGGCCATCAGCACCGCCGGGCCGGCCATGCCGGCGCCGCCGGCCGAGAGCACGCCGATGGCCAGGATCAGCCGGGCCGTTGTGGTCATGAAGGGCACGAGCGACGTGCCGATGGCGATCAGCACCACGCCCACCACCAGCACACGCCCGGCGCCCACGCGGTCGGCCACCATGCCGGCGAATGGCTGCGTGAGCCCCCACCACAGCTGCCCGAAGGCGAATGCGAGGCTGATGCTCGCGAGGCCCAGGCCGGTGTGCGTGTTCAGCGTGTTGAGGAAGAGGCCCATCGACTGGCGCGCCCCCATCGTCAACGAGAACGTGCCGGCCGCGGCCAGCAACACGATCCACAACGCCAGGCGGCGCTGGTTCGATTCATTCGCCATCGGATTCCCCTTCTTCGTCTGCGCCGAGCACGGCGAGGCATTCATCGATCAACTGGTGCAGTTGCGCCACGCGCTCCACCCCGAGCGTGTCGTTGAGCTGGAGCTGGGCCTGCTTCCACAGACGTTGCACCTCGGCCCGCTTGGCACGGCCAGGCTCGGTGAGCGCCACGAGGCGGCTGCGCGCATCGGGGCCGGGGCCGAGGTCGACCCAGCCTTGCGCGATGAGCGGCTGCAGGTTGCGCGACAGCGTGGAGACTTCCAGGTTCATCTTGGCCGCGAGGTCCGACGGCCGCACCGGCTCCATCGCCGCAATGTGCGAGAGCAGCGAGTACTGCGTCATCTTGAGCCCGGTGCTCGCAATGGCCGCGTCATACCGCCGGCTCACGGTGCGGGTGATCTGGCGCAACTTGAAGTTGGTGCAGCCCCGGGGCGCGGCAGTTGGTGTCTTGGCTGTCATGCAAACAATTGTAGCTACAATCTTTGTATATGCAACTGTATGGAGATTGTCATGGCCGATGCCGCCACTTCTGCACCAAGCCCTGAACAGACCCTTGCCGCCTGGGAGGCCGACGAAGCTTCGGTGCGCGCACGCCGCAGCACGCTCGGCGTGATCCGCTCCGAGCAGGTGGCAGGCAAGGCCGGCATCGAGGTGTTCAACGCCATGTTCTCGGGTGAGCTGCCCCAGCCGCACATCGGCGAGACGCTCGATTTCCTGCCGGTCTTGGTGGAGCCGGGCCGCGCCATCTTCCAGGGCCGACCGCGCCGCGCGCACTACAACCCGCTGGGCACGGTGCACGGCGGCTGGTTCGCCACCCTGCTCGACTCGTGCGTGGCCTGCGCCATCCACGCCTCACTGCCCGTGGGCAAGAGCTACACGACGGTGGAGCTGAAGATCAACATCGTGCGGGCGCTGACCGAACATGTGCCGCTCGTGCGCGCCGAAGGCAAGGTGATTCACCTCGGCCGCAGCATGGGCACCGCCGAAGGCCGCCTCTACGGCCACGACGGCAAGCTGTACGCTCACGCCTCGACCACCTGCTTCATCATGGACGCCAAAGGCTGAAATGCGAATCCTCCACACCATGCTGCGCGTCGGCGACCTGCAGCGCTCGATCGACTTCTATACGAAGGTGATGGGCATGCAACTGCTGCGCACCACCGACCGGCCCGAGCAGAAATACTCGCTGGCCTTCCTCGGCTACGGCCACAACCCCGAGCACGCCGAGATCGAGCTCACCTACAACTACGGTGTCGAGAAATACGATCTCGGCACGGCCTATGGTCACATCGCCATCGAAGTGCCCGACGCGTATGCGGCCTGCGAGAAGATCCGCGCGAACGGCGGCGCCGTCACGCGAGAAGCCGGCCCGGTGAAAGGTGGCAACACCGTCATCGCCTTCATCACCGACCCCGATGGCTACAAGGTCGAGCTCATCGAGCGCAAGCCCGGTTAAGCGGCTACGCGCAAAGCCTGCGCCTCACGCGCGAGCTGGGTGATGCCCGCCCAGTCGCGCGCCGCCACGGCAGCGGCCGGCGTGAGCCACGAGCCGCCGCACACGGGCACGTTGGGCAACGCGAGGAACTGCGGCGCCGTCTCGGGCGTGATGCCGCCCGTCGGGCAGAACTTCACGTCGGCGAACGGCCCCGCGAGCGCCTTCAGCATCGGGATGCCGCCCGCCGCGGTGGCGGGGAAGAACTTCAGGAAGTCGTAGCCGTCGAGGTTGGCCTGCATCACCTCGCTGCCGGTGGCCACGCCGGGCAGGAGCGGCAGGCCGATCTCGCGGCAAGCCTGGCCGACGAGGCTCAGGTAACCCGGGCTCACGGCGAACTTGCATCCGGCGCTCAGCGCCGCCTTAGCATCGCCCACGTTGCGCACCGTGCCAGCGCCAACGATGGCCTCGGGCACCATCTTCGCAATCGCCTCCATCGCCGCCAGCGCGACCGGCGTGCGCAGCGTCACCTCCAGCACCTTCACGCCACCGGCCACCAGGGCTTCGGCGAGGGGCACGGCGTCTTCGAGACGGTCGATCACGATGACCGGGATCACCGGGCCGTGGGTGGCGAGTTCGAGTGTGTTCATGGTGAGGTGCTTGTGATCAAAGCCAGTTCAAAGCCACGTGATGGCGCCTTCTTCGGCGCTGCGCACGTTGCGGCGCATGCCGCCGAAGAGTTCACGGCCGAGGCCGTGGGCGTTGTCGGCGCGACGCTGCTCGCTCATCGTGGCCAGCTCGCGCTGGGCCCAGGTCTGCGCGTCGACCAATGCTTCGAGCGTGCCGGCCACCGCGTCGAGGCGGATCAGGTCGCCATCGCGCACTTTCGCGAGCGGCCCGCCCGCCATCGCTTCCGGGCTCACGTGGATGGCCGCGGGCACCTTGCCCGAAGCGCCGCTCATGCGGCCATCGGTCACGAGCGCCACCTTGAAGCCCTGCCCTTGCAGCACCCCCAGCGGCGGCGTGAGCTTGTGCAACTCGGGCATGCCGTTGGCCTGCGGACCCTGGAAGCGCACCACGGCCACGAAATCGCGCTGCAGCGTGCCGGCCTTGAAGGCGGCGAGCAGCGACTCCTGGTCGTCGAACACGATGGCTGGCGCTTCGATCACATGGTTGGCCTCGGGCACGGCCGAGACCTTGATCACCGCGCGGCCCAGGTTGCCATCGAGCAGCTTGAGGCCACCCGTGGCGCTGAACGGGTCACTGGCGCGGCGCACGATGAGGTCATCGCCGCTCGCCTCGGGCAGGTCGCGCCACACCAGCCGCTCGCCGTCCAT
This genomic window contains:
- a CDS encoding OmpA family protein — its product is MVAALPAAAETAAAPNQVVVAGTVPDEATRNAILARVREIYGAERVVDQLGVGQVVAPPNWSGYVQKIVSPNLKQVSRGQLVINGNNIELKGEVGNEAQRQQLAADMATALNPTYAVRNALRVAAQEQSVLDATLANRIIEFEAGSSVLRPAGRTILDEMAAALLKMGGKKVEVIGHTDSQGARDTNIVLSLARADAVRSYLAGKGVPPSLITTSGSGPDRPVAANDTPDGRARNRRIEFRVSQ
- the tssA gene encoding type VI secretion system protein TssA, with the protein product MNTDELLQPISDSAPCGEDLSFSAEFDQIAEMRREDDPTLDQGEWVTTLKVADWPGVLDRCSDLLRNKSKDLRLAMWWAEAATLTQGYVGLRHGLELCGGLCERYWDEFYPQPEDGDQDQRIGNLGWFLGRIGALSTVAPITRGRAGAYSLQQMFAARSLQPTPEKPLPPEALTLDKFNRALRETPKDDLRASLAALEASQQLLNGLQGLVDAKLGADGPSFVSAREALASALHELQRLSREAGAISGPAVSDAAAGAGATKATGDAAGAGASAGGPLRTREQALAQLREVASFFRATEPHSPVAYLAEKAVQWGDMPLHLWLRAVLKDAGALAHVEELLGVQPPRDENG
- a CDS encoding MBL fold metallo-hydrolase, yielding MTATPSLGGSVHHGIHTVDTGFHRPNFDAAYLMVEGGRAAFIDTGTTHSVPRLLAALASAGLKPEDADWVIVTHVHLDHAGGAGALMQALPNARLLVHPRGERHMVDPSALIAGASEVYGADEVARAYGTIAPIPKERVVVSHDGMAVQLAGRTLTLLDTPGHAKHHHCIWDERSKSFFTGDTFGLSYREFDTAQGPWLLPTTTPVHFDPPALKASVQRLLSYRPESMYLTHYGRVQGVAALGATLLEQIDELVQLALPMRDAADRHAGLKQALSGTYLKRVRAHGCTLPDTEVLHLLENDIELNAQGIGVWLAGDKR
- a CDS encoding SDR family NAD(P)-dependent oxidoreductase → MNQRVHFALQDQVIIVTGASQGIGAACAERLSHDGAAIALWDVDDARGQALAASLTAQGRRAQYLHCNVARKAEVDAAIADTLNAFGRITGLVNNAGIFKAADFLDITEADWDAVLDVNLKGAFLVGQAAAREMVKTGGGAIVNMSSVNGVMAIPTIASYNVSKGGINQLTRVMALSLADRGVRVNAVAPGTIATELARNAVLGSEEAKQRIMSRTPMKRLGDPVEIADVTAFLLSSASSYMTGEIVFVDGGRMTLNYTVPAT
- a CDS encoding TMEM165/GDT1 family protein; this encodes MTFEAFWVSTGVVALGEIGDKTQLLALLLAARYRKPVPIVLGILVATLANHAAAAALGAWLQTLVNPQWMRWILGASFLAVAVWMLIPDKADEGETASAGRWGVFGVTVVAFFLAEMGDKTQIATVMLAARFDSLVWVTAGTTLGMMLANVPAVLFGERAVRFVPMAWVHAIAALVFAVIGVLVLLGVGS
- a CDS encoding MFS transporter encodes the protein MANESNQRRLALWIVLLAAAGTFSLTMGARQSMGLFLNTLNTHTGLGLASISLAFAFGQLWWGLTQPFAGMVADRVGAGRVLVVGVVLIAIGTSLVPFMTTTARLILAIGVLSAGGAGMAGPAVLMAATTRLVPPEKRGMASGIVNAGGSFGQFLFAPLAQAITAAASWVVALQSLAFLTLLALPAAWVLRGTAQQAVAAAGAAPVKKETTREAIGRAVRDPSYRMLCAGFFVCGFHVAFIATHLPGVVASCQLPAALGAWALGIIGLFNIVGSVAMGWAVSFQGGRWRMKSLLSLVYATRAVAVLVFLLAPKTEFTLLVFAAVIGVTYLSTVPPTAGLVAKFFGPAHMATLFGLVMLAHQIGGFLGAYFGGKSFEWTGSYNWMWYADIVLAVGAALIHLPIREAPAATAVPAKA
- a CDS encoding MarR family winged helix-turn-helix transcriptional regulator, producing the protein MTAKTPTAAPRGCTNFKLRQITRTVSRRYDAAIASTGLKMTQYSLLSHIAAMEPVRPSDLAAKMNLEVSTLSRNLQPLIAQGWVDLGPGPDARSRLVALTEPGRAKRAEVQRLWKQAQLQLNDTLGVERVAQLHQLIDECLAVLGADEEGESDGE
- a CDS encoding PaaI family thioesterase, whose amino-acid sequence is MADAATSAPSPEQTLAAWEADEASVRARRSTLGVIRSEQVAGKAGIEVFNAMFSGELPQPHIGETLDFLPVLVEPGRAIFQGRPRRAHYNPLGTVHGGWFATLLDSCVACAIHASLPVGKSYTTVELKINIVRALTEHVPLVRAEGKVIHLGRSMGTAEGRLYGHDGKLYAHASTTCFIMDAKG
- the gloA gene encoding lactoylglutathione lyase: MRILHTMLRVGDLQRSIDFYTKVMGMQLLRTTDRPEQKYSLAFLGYGHNPEHAEIELTYNYGVEKYDLGTAYGHIAIEVPDAYAACEKIRANGGAVTREAGPVKGGNTVIAFITDPDGYKVELIERKPG
- the eda gene encoding bifunctional 4-hydroxy-2-oxoglutarate aldolase/2-dehydro-3-deoxy-phosphogluconate aldolase; protein product: MNTLELATHGPVIPVIVIDRLEDAVPLAEALVAGGVKVLEVTLRTPVALAAMEAIAKMVPEAIVGAGTVRNVGDAKAALSAGCKFAVSPGYLSLVGQACREIGLPLLPGVATGSEVMQANLDGYDFLKFFPATAAGGIPMLKALAGPFADVKFCPTGGITPETAPQFLALPNVPVCGGSWLTPAAAVAARDWAGITQLAREAQALRVAA